A stretch of the Capra hircus breed San Clemente chromosome 10, ASM170441v1, whole genome shotgun sequence genome encodes the following:
- the LOC102181784 gene encoding olfactory receptor 11H6-like, translated as MNVSGVNTVTEFILLSFPCSREVQVLLFVLFSVSYILTLMGNGAIVFAVKLDHRLHTPMYTLLANFSFLEMCYINTTVPNMLRNFLSETKTISFTACFLQFYFFFSMGTTETFLLPLMAFDRYLAICRPLHYPTIMSSRLCMNLVGLCWVTSFLCYPVPIYFITQLPFCGPNTIDHFVCDPGPLLALSCIPAPGIELSCSILSSFIIFITFFFILGSYTLVLRAVLRVPSATGRRKAFSTCGSHLVVVSLFYGTLMVMYISPTSGNPAGIQKIVTLFYSSLTPLVNPLIYSLRNKDMKAALRKIQKCTKISQSE; from the coding sequence ATGAATGTGTCAGGAGTCAACACGGTGACTGAATTCATACTCCTGAGTTTTCCCTGCTCTAGAGAGGTTCAAGTCCTCCTCTTTGTACTCTTCTCTGTGTCCTACATCCTGACACTGATGGGAAATGGGGCCATTGTCTTTGCAGTGAAGCTGGATCacagactccacactcccatgtACACTCTGTTGGCCAACTTCTCGTTCCTGGAGATGTGTTACATCAACACCACTGTTCCCAATATGTTAAGGAACTTTCTGTCTGAGACCAAAACCATCTCTTTCACTGCCTGCTTCCTCCAGTTCTACTTCTTCTTCTCCATGGGCACCACCGAGACCTTCTTACTGCCCCTCATGGCTTTTGATCGATACTTGGCCATCTGCCGACCTCTCCACTATCCTACCATCATGAGCAGCCGTCTCTGCATGAACTTGGTGGGCCTCTGCTGGGTAACATCCTTCCTCTGCTATCCAGTCCCTATCTATTTCATCACACAACTCCCCTTTTGTGGCCCCAATACCATTGACCATTTTGTCTGTGACCCTGGTCCCCTTCTGGCTCTGTCCTGCATCCCTGCCCCTGGAATTGAGCTTTCCTGTTCTATATTGagctcttttattatttttatcacctTCTTTTTCATTCTTGGGTCTTACACCCTGGTTCTCAGAGCAGTGTTGCGTGTCCCTTCAGCCACTGGCAGACGtaaggccttctccacctgtggtTCCCACTTGGTAGTCGTGTCATTGTTTTATGGAACCCTCATGGTCATGTACATCAGCCCAACTTCTGGAAATCCAGCTGGGATACAGAAGATTGTAACCTTGTTCTACTCCTCCTTGACTCCACTTGTAAATCCACTGATCTACAGTCTCCGGAACAAGGACATGAAGGCTGCATTGAGAAAAATTCAGAAGTGCACAAAAATTAGTCAAAGTGAGTGA